The following DNA comes from Cellulophaga sp. HaHa_2_95.
GTGTATTGATAAAACCATCTACCACATGAGTTTCACTTATTTCAAATTCTACCTCAGTATATAGTCCTACTTCTTTAGTACAGGCTATGATTAAAGTTAGTAGTGCTAAAAATCCGAATGTATATTTGTAGGCTTTTTTCATTGTGGTTGGTTGTATTAAATGTTATTTAGTCTACACAAAGTTGCATACCACCCTGCGGAGAACCATCTTCTATACATGTACAAATTTCGGTATCTGGATCATAACATACACTATAGCCAGTAGGACAACTATTCGGACAATCAGATATGTTTATTCTAACTATATCTGAGTTTGTTCCCCCTAAGTTGTCAGTCACTGTTAGTTTAAACTCATATAACCCGCTTGAAAAATTGGTAATCGATGTAGTTAAAGAGTTTGGATTTGAAATTGTAGCACTACCACCGCTCTCTTTTTCCCATAAAATAGTTACAATAGATCCATCAGGATCACTTGCGGTACCGGATAAATTTATAAGTGAAAATAGAGTATTCTTCTGTTGATCATCACCTGCAAACACTGTGGGTAATTGATTGGTTGTAGCCGCTACATTTGTCGTAATCATAATAGTGTCATCCAAATTTGGAGTGCCATTATCCGTTACGGTTAAGGTCACAGTATAGATTCCTACTGTTGTATAACTATGTGTTGGATTTATTAAGTTAGAAGAAGTTGTATCGCCAAAATCCCACAAATAAGTTAAATTGTCCCCGTCAGGATCTGACGATGAATCGGCATAAAAATTTTCTATAGCACCTATAGTTGTAGTTGTTGGCCCTGAGGCAACTGCTATTGGTGCTTGGTTAGCCGGAGCTGTTACAATTACCATAATTGATCCGCTAGCCATTCCTCCATTACCATCACTTATTTGGTATCCAATTTGATCCATTCCAACGAAATTTATATTTGGGCTATAACTGACCTGATTACCTGACATCGTTGCTGTACCGTTGAGAGGAAAAAGCTCAAGAGTAACTGTAAGCGCGTCCCCATCTGGATCAGAGTCGTTTGCAATAACATTAAATAAATTGTTATTAGTTCCTTTTATGACAGAATAGGTATCAGGTAAAGCTGTTGGAGCTTGATTGGTAGGAGCATTTACGGTTATGGTTAGTGACACCTCCGAACTTGACAAAGCTGGTGTTCCATCATCCGTAACTGTAAGCGTTACGTCATATGTTCCAACTGTAGTGAAGGTGTGAGCAGGATTGGCAGTTGTTGCTGTAGTTCCATCTCCAAAATCCCAAGCATAGGTTAATACATCGCCTGCATCTGGATCCGTTGAAGTATCTCCTGTAAATTGTACGTCTAAAGAAGCTTCTCCAGAAGTGATATCAGAGGTTGCTATTGCTGTTGGAGCTTGATTAATAGGAGCATTTACGGTTATGGTTATTATAACCTCAGAACTTGACAACGCCGGTGTTCCATTATCTGTAACGGTAAGTGTCACGTCATAAGTTCCGGCTGTTGTAAAGGTGTGAGTAGGATTGGCAGTTGTAGCTGTGCTTCCATCTCCAAAATCCCAGGCATAGGTTATTACGTCTCCAGTATCTGGATCCGTTGAAGTATCTCCTGTAAACTGCACGGCTAAAGAAACTTCTCCAGAAGTAATATCTGAAGTCCCTATAGCCGTTGGAGCTTGATTTGCATCTGTTACAATTATCGTGATTGTATCCGTACTGTTTAGAGCTGGAGTTCCATCATCGGTAACGGTAAGTGTTACCGTGTATGTTCCTGCGGTTGTGAAGCTATGAGAAGGGTTGGCCGTTGTAGCTGTGCTTCCGTCTCCAAAATCCCAGGCATAGGTTAATACGTCTCCAGTATCTGGATCCATTGAAGTATCTCCTGTAAACTGTACATCTAAAGAAGGAGCGCCAGAAGTTACATCTGAAGTTGCTATAGCTGTTGGAGATTGGTTTTCGGAAGGAACTGTTACGTTTACCGTATAACTTTGAATGGTTTGATCTTGAGCAGTAACGGTATAAATTACAGGATTTGTAAAGTCTTGACTTGTTTCTGATTCTGGCGAAATACTTGCTCCATTATGTATAATAACTGGTGACAATGTAGTTAAGTCAGTTCCTTCAGGAAGTTCTATAGTAATATCTGTTCCAACTATGGTACCTTCTACTCCATTTACTATAAATGAAGTAATTTCTTTTTCGGTAGAAAGCTCATTAACTACTTCAAAGCTTACGGTTTGAACTATTTCTTGTCCGTTTGAATCTTTCAATAAAAACTCTAAAGTTGTTTGTCCTAATTCTGTAGATACATAGGTTAAGACGTACGTTCCAGGTGTAATACTTACAAATTCGTTTAAGGTCTCATTTGCTCCACTTGGAGAAGAAGTTATAGTTCCTGTTCCTTGTGTAAAGGAATAATTACGTTCATAGGTAACTCCTGTAGTGGTAGTTTCACTCCCTAGAGTGACGGTGATATCTTGTGATGTACCTAATAAAACTTGGCCGGAAGGACCTGTTGCCGTCCAAGTAACAGGAACATCACTAATAACATAAGATACAGTAACCTGCTCCTGAAAACCAAAAGTATCTTCAGCGGTAAAAGTGATCGAGTGATCACCTATTTTTGTGGCAATATAATTCAGTGAGGCTGACAATGGACTCAACCCAATTTTATCTCCTTGGGCAATTGTAGTTCCAGATTCATCTTCAAAATACCCTTCGCCTGAATTGATTTTGTATGAATAGAAATAAGAATACCCTTCCACTAGTTCTTCTGGAGTAACGGTAATAGAAGTTGCTAGCGGTGTATTGATAAAACCATCTGCCACATGAGTTTCAGAAATTTCAAATTCTACTTCAGTATATAGTCCTACTTCTTTAGTACAGGCTATGATTATTACCAGTATTGCTAAAGCACCAAAAATGTATTTAAATAGGTTTTTCATTGTGGTTGTTTTGGGTTAGTTTTGTGCCTATTTATTGATAAGTTAAAGTTATTGTTTGAGCTTTTTCAATGCCTGTAAAAATTTCTGTTACGGTAAAAGTTATTGTTACAACATTACTTAGAAGCAAGTCTGTATACCCTCCAATTATAGAGCCTGCCGTCATTGGAATTTCAATTCGCTCTCTGTAATTTATACCACCTAGTTCTAGAGTCCCCTTTCCTGTCTCCATAATCATAGTGTAATTTCCTTCTGGCATACTACTGTTAGGGCTTATGTTAAAATAAAGATTTATTACTCCATTTGGATA
Coding sequences within:
- a CDS encoding PKD domain-containing protein, whose protein sequence is MKNLFKYIFGALAILVIIIACTKEVGLYTEVEFEISETHVADGFINTPLATSITVTPEELVEGYSYFYSYKINSGEGYFEDESGTTIAQGDKIGLSPLSASLNYIATKIGDHSITFTAEDTFGFQEQVTVSYVISDVPVTWTATGPSGQVLLGTSQDITVTLGSETTTTGVTYERNYSFTQGTGTITSSPSGANETLNEFVSITPGTYVLTYVSTELGQTTLEFLLKDSNGQEIVQTVSFEVVNELSTEKEITSFIVNGVEGTIVGTDITIELPEGTDLTTLSPVIIHNGASISPESETSQDFTNPVIYTVTAQDQTIQSYTVNVTVPSENQSPTAIATSDVTSGAPSLDVQFTGDTSMDPDTGDVLTYAWDFGDGSTATTANPSHSFTTAGTYTVTLTVTDDGTPALNSTDTITIIVTDANQAPTAIGTSDITSGEVSLAVQFTGDTSTDPDTGDVITYAWDFGDGSTATTANPTHTFTTAGTYDVTLTVTDNGTPALSSSEVIITITVNAPINQAPTAIATSDITSGEASLDVQFTGDTSTDPDAGDVLTYAWDFGDGTTATTANPAHTFTTVGTYDVTLTVTDDGTPALSSSEVSLTITVNAPTNQAPTALPDTYSVIKGTNNNLFNVIANDSDPDGDALTVTLELFPLNGTATMSGNQVSYSPNINFVGMDQIGYQISDGNGGMASGSIMVIVTAPANQAPIAVASGPTTTTIGAIENFYADSSSDPDGDNLTYLWDFGDTTSSNLINPTHSYTTVGIYTVTLTVTDNGTPNLDDTIMITTNVAATTNQLPTVFAGDDQQKNTLFSLINLSGTASDPDGSIVTILWEKESGGSATISNPNSLTTSITNFSSGLYEFKLTVTDNLGGTNSDIVRINISDCPNSCPTGYSVCYDPDTEICTCIEDGSPQGGMQLCVD